A stretch of Myxococcus hansupus DNA encodes these proteins:
- a CDS encoding DUF6209 family protein codes for MKPLMSALLPVLCLASAAFAAPQAPVSVQTSEATLSGPATLTFAADWSVTLSGQAQTDAILAIAYDTRRLPACRGAGWSITGYMMTNRGPVQGFPLANATTVGTQAQMLLELWQGGTLEMWFHNSDSTGCSQWDSNLQYNFHTWVKQYPMISFHPAPAWTYSVEGVLQGGRMLMVDYDIGRIGQCRAMYLNYKAWGTTAYYRINGGPVTSVSLTTSWGDQNLQYWRQVPAFIPLPAGPGTLELWFGSSDRKGCQQWDTRYEQNYVFAFQ; via the coding sequence ATGAAGCCGCTGATGTCCGCCCTGCTGCCCGTGCTGTGTCTCGCTTCCGCCGCCTTCGCCGCCCCGCAGGCCCCCGTGTCCGTGCAGACCTCGGAAGCCACGCTGTCGGGCCCGGCGACGCTGACGTTCGCCGCGGATTGGAGCGTCACGCTCTCCGGACAAGCCCAGACGGACGCCATCCTGGCCATTGCCTATGACACCCGGCGGCTGCCGGCGTGCCGGGGCGCGGGCTGGAGCATCACCGGCTACATGATGACGAACCGAGGCCCGGTGCAGGGCTTCCCGCTGGCGAACGCGACGACGGTGGGCACCCAGGCGCAGATGCTGCTGGAGCTCTGGCAGGGCGGCACGCTGGAGATGTGGTTCCACAACTCGGACTCCACCGGCTGCTCCCAGTGGGATTCCAATCTCCAGTACAACTTCCACACCTGGGTGAAGCAGTACCCGATGATTTCGTTCCACCCCGCGCCCGCGTGGACGTACTCGGTCGAAGGCGTCCTGCAGGGTGGCAGGATGCTGATGGTGGACTACGACATCGGCCGCATCGGTCAGTGCCGCGCGATGTACCTGAACTACAAGGCGTGGGGCACCACCGCGTACTACCGCATCAACGGCGGCCCGGTGACGAGCGTCAGCCTGACGACGAGCTGGGGTGACCAGAACCTCCAGTACTGGCGTCAGGTGCCCGCGTTCATTCCGCTGCCCGCCGGCCCCGGCACCTTGGAGCTGTGGTTCGGAAGCTCGGACCGCAAGGGCTGCCAGCAGTGGGACACGCGCTACGAACAGAACTACGTGTTCGCCTTCCAGTGA
- a CDS encoding ECF-type sigma factor, with protein MSELTELLDHARRGEQGARDALRVAAYQELQEMAQRAVHDASPPFSLQPAVLVKEAWLRLFGAGAPVEARRHFFGAAAQAMRRVMVDRARLRRAMREARLERLSLGDMEADVPAGLSMEVLELDRALSELDTFQPRLARMLELRYFVGLDLLDTAAVLGVSPVTVKRDWAYVRGWLLERLGN; from the coding sequence ATGTCGGAGCTGACAGAGCTACTGGACCACGCGCGCAGGGGAGAGCAGGGCGCGCGGGACGCACTGAGGGTGGCGGCCTATCAGGAGCTGCAGGAGATGGCGCAGCGGGCCGTCCACGACGCGTCACCTCCTTTCTCCCTTCAGCCCGCGGTGCTGGTGAAGGAGGCCTGGCTGCGGTTGTTCGGCGCGGGCGCGCCGGTGGAGGCGCGGCGCCACTTCTTCGGTGCCGCGGCCCAGGCCATGCGCCGGGTGATGGTGGACCGGGCGCGGCTGCGCAGGGCGATGCGGGAAGCCCGCCTGGAGCGGCTGAGCCTGGGCGACATGGAGGCGGATGTCCCCGCCGGGCTGAGCATGGAGGTGCTGGAGCTGGACCGGGCGCTGTCGGAGCTCGACACCTTCCAGCCCCGGCTCGCGCGCATGCTGGAGCTGCGCTACTTCGTGGGGCTGGACCTGCTGGACACCGCCGCGGTGCTGGGCGTGTCGCCCGTCACCGTGAAGCGCGACTGGGCCTACGTGCGCGGGTGGCTGCTGGAGCGGCTGGGCAACTGA
- a CDS encoding SDR family oxidoreductase yields the protein MILVTAATGKLGRLVVSGLLEKVPAKDIAVAVRDPNKASDLAARGVQVRQADYSKPETLGPALQGVDTVLLISSSEVGQRTRQHQAVVDAAKKAGVRLLAYTSILHADTSGLALAVEHKATEEAIRASGLPFVFLRNGWYTENYTENLAPALAHGAIIGSSGEGRVAAATRADYAAAAVAVLTSKGHENKVYELAGDTAFTATELAAEVSRQSGKSVLYKDLPQADYAGALIGVGVPAPFAEVLADSDAGAARGELNDSSGDLRRLIGRPTTPLAPSVAAAVKA from the coding sequence ATGATTCTTGTCACTGCAGCCACCGGTAAGCTGGGCCGCCTGGTCGTCTCGGGCCTCCTCGAGAAGGTCCCCGCGAAGGACATCGCCGTCGCCGTGCGCGACCCCAACAAGGCCTCGGACCTGGCGGCCCGGGGCGTCCAGGTCCGGCAGGCGGACTACAGCAAGCCGGAGACGCTGGGCCCCGCGCTCCAAGGCGTGGACACGGTGCTGCTGATTTCATCCAGCGAGGTCGGTCAGCGCACCAGACAGCACCAGGCGGTGGTGGACGCGGCGAAGAAGGCCGGCGTCCGGCTGCTGGCGTACACCAGCATCCTGCACGCGGACACGTCCGGCCTGGCGCTCGCCGTCGAGCACAAGGCCACGGAAGAAGCCATCCGGGCGTCCGGACTGCCCTTCGTCTTCCTCCGCAACGGCTGGTACACGGAGAACTACACGGAGAACCTGGCGCCGGCCCTCGCGCATGGCGCCATCATCGGCAGCTCGGGGGAAGGCCGCGTCGCCGCCGCCACCCGAGCGGACTACGCCGCCGCCGCGGTGGCCGTGCTCACCAGCAAGGGGCATGAGAACAAGGTCTACGAGCTGGCCGGCGACACCGCCTTCACCGCCACCGAGCTGGCCGCCGAGGTGTCCCGCCAGTCCGGCAAGAGCGTCCTCTACAAAGACCTGCCCCAGGCGGATTACGCCGGCGCGCTCATTGGCGTGGGCGTGCCCGCGCCCTTCGCCGAGGTGCTGGCCGACTCCGACGCGGGCGCCGCGCGCGGGGAGCTGAATGACAGCTCCGGCGATTTGCGCCGGCTCATCGGACGGCCCACGACGCCGCTCGCTCCGAGCGTCGCCGCCGCCGTCAAGGCCTGA
- a CDS encoding Ig domain-containing protein: MAPTTTFDHWDSGTATGTEVTPSAASAWHGNGTFLALTNSGGAEMLRSSDGRTWTGFTPVSAGTTTPIRLERLVYSQLRWLGLSDGRIVVSTDNAFTWSPLYQAPPRDGETEGRRFLALALSGNRLAAVGTAGLIATSRDGATWTDESISSNYDLVALAPGQDSFLAAALPMAGAPSGTSALARPRAEGSGWELVEPATLSGLTLMQLAGGNGRFVAYAGAPMPPPSPPAALAPQSETPTPGFYRSEDLGSTWARVGRLQIPSSTEPPAPLVAFVDQSFVVSWTGTPPQSLPALPSFELHVSADAMEWTAHPTGAGGSYTAESFATGDTSVVAVSPRRLLVATRRPWPQPVFVTERLDPFRVGTNYLVALDARGSGTLTYELVGTLPPGLTFRSTGSFHGTPTQAGSSAVTVRARDARGGVAERTFSVDVVSDLSISSGALASATQGSPYEARFTASGGRAPYLWNLAGGTLPSGLTLQQTDGAYVLSGRPTLSGNFALTVRVTDSANQTAERAVSLQIVAPPPPPEDEGAAPGGCGCNGGGAGVQALGLAALALVARIRRKQRQA, from the coding sequence GTGGCCCCCACCACCACCTTCGACCATTGGGATTCAGGCACCGCGACAGGCACCGAGGTGACGCCCTCCGCGGCGAGCGCGTGGCATGGGAACGGCACCTTCCTCGCCCTGACGAACAGCGGCGGCGCGGAGATGCTGCGCTCGTCGGACGGGCGCACGTGGACGGGCTTCACCCCCGTGAGCGCGGGCACCACCACGCCCATCCGCCTGGAGCGGCTCGTCTATTCGCAGCTCCGGTGGCTGGGCCTGTCGGACGGCCGCATCGTCGTCTCCACCGACAACGCGTTCACGTGGTCGCCCCTCTACCAGGCGCCACCGCGCGACGGTGAAACCGAGGGCCGCCGCTTCCTGGCCCTGGCCCTGAGCGGCAACCGGCTGGCCGCCGTGGGCACCGCGGGCCTCATCGCCACCTCCCGGGATGGCGCGACGTGGACGGATGAGAGCATCTCCAGCAACTACGACCTCGTGGCGCTGGCCCCGGGCCAGGACAGCTTCCTCGCCGCGGCCCTCCCCATGGCCGGAGCCCCCTCTGGCACGTCCGCGCTGGCGCGTCCCCGCGCGGAAGGCAGCGGCTGGGAGCTGGTCGAGCCCGCCACGTTGTCGGGCCTCACCCTCATGCAGCTCGCGGGTGGCAATGGCCGCTTCGTCGCCTACGCCGGGGCGCCCATGCCGCCGCCCTCGCCGCCCGCCGCGCTGGCGCCCCAGTCAGAAACCCCCACCCCGGGCTTCTACCGCTCCGAGGACCTGGGCAGCACCTGGGCGCGCGTGGGCCGCCTCCAGATTCCCTCGTCCACCGAGCCCCCCGCGCCGCTGGTGGCCTTTGTCGACCAGAGCTTCGTCGTGAGCTGGACGGGGACGCCGCCGCAGAGCCTGCCGGCGCTGCCCTCGTTCGAGCTGCACGTCTCCGCGGATGCCATGGAGTGGACGGCGCATCCGACGGGCGCGGGCGGAAGCTACACCGCGGAGTCCTTCGCGACGGGCGACACGTCCGTGGTGGCGGTGAGCCCGCGCCGCCTGCTGGTGGCCACGCGGCGCCCCTGGCCCCAGCCCGTGTTCGTCACGGAGCGACTGGATCCCTTCCGCGTGGGGACGAACTACCTCGTGGCCCTGGACGCCCGGGGCTCGGGCACGCTCACGTACGAGCTGGTGGGCACGCTGCCCCCGGGCCTGACGTTCCGCTCCACGGGCTCGTTCCACGGCACGCCGACGCAGGCGGGCAGCAGCGCCGTCACGGTGCGCGCGCGCGATGCCCGCGGCGGCGTGGCGGAGCGGACCTTCAGCGTGGACGTGGTGAGCGACCTGAGCATCTCCAGCGGCGCGCTCGCGTCCGCGACGCAGGGCAGCCCGTATGAGGCCCGCTTCACCGCCTCGGGAGGCCGGGCGCCCTACCTCTGGAACCTGGCCGGCGGGACGCTTCCCAGCGGACTGACGCTCCAGCAGACCGACGGCGCCTACGTGCTCAGCGGCAGGCCCACCCTGAGCGGCAACTTCGCGCTGACGGTGCGCGTGACGGACTCCGCGAACCAGACGGCCGAGCGAGCCGTGTCGCTGCAAATCGTCGCGCCCCCTCCGCCCCCGGAGGATGAAGGGGCCGCCCCCGGTGGCTGCGGCTGCAATGGCGGCGGCGCGGGTGTCCAGGCCCTGGGGCTCGCGGCGCTGGCGCTGGTCGCCCGCATCCGCCGCAAGCAGCGGCAGGCCTGA
- a CDS encoding amidohydrolase, whose product MKNPHLLPLLLLSLATPAGLALAAETAPVLGGLDALYPDLDALYRDLHQTPELSNQEAKTSAKLADRLRKLGFEVTTKVGGHGVVAVLRNGPGPTVMLRTDMDGLPVLEKTGLPYASKATVKDAAGATTSVMHACGHDVHMTAWMGTATLLARAKSRWKGTLLLVGQPAEELAAGARQMLQDGLFKRFPKPTHALALHVNTAPAGTVEYRTGYALAGADSIEITLHGKGGHGAYPHSTVDPVVMAARVVLSLQTLISRERHPLEPAVLSVGSIHGGTKNNIIPDDVKLQLTLRWYKPEVRKALLDGLERIVKAEAMASGAPRPPDITVTEGTPSVYNDPALTQRLVGAVSRVLGEKNLQETEPVMGGEDFAEYGRAGIPAVLLWLGSSEPQRHAKAKASGEELPSMHSPLFAPDRERTLRTGVTTLTTAALELFDKP is encoded by the coding sequence GTGAAGAACCCCCACCTGCTTCCCCTGCTCCTTCTCTCGCTGGCCACCCCCGCGGGCCTCGCGCTCGCGGCGGAGACGGCGCCCGTGCTCGGCGGGCTCGACGCGCTCTACCCCGACCTGGACGCGCTGTATCGCGATCTGCACCAGACGCCCGAGCTGTCCAATCAGGAGGCGAAGACGTCAGCGAAGCTGGCGGACCGGCTGCGCAAGCTCGGCTTCGAAGTGACGACGAAGGTGGGCGGCCATGGCGTGGTGGCCGTGCTGCGAAACGGCCCCGGCCCGACGGTGATGTTGCGCACGGACATGGACGGGCTGCCCGTGCTGGAGAAGACGGGCCTGCCCTACGCGAGCAAGGCCACGGTGAAGGACGCGGCGGGCGCGACGACGTCGGTCATGCACGCGTGCGGACACGACGTCCACATGACGGCGTGGATGGGCACGGCCACGCTGCTGGCCCGCGCGAAGAGCCGGTGGAAGGGCACGCTCTTGCTGGTGGGCCAGCCCGCGGAGGAGTTGGCGGCGGGCGCCCGGCAGATGCTCCAGGACGGCCTCTTCAAGCGCTTCCCCAAGCCGACCCATGCGCTGGCGCTCCACGTCAACACCGCCCCGGCGGGCACGGTGGAGTACCGCACGGGCTACGCGTTGGCGGGCGCGGACTCCATCGAAATCACGCTCCACGGCAAGGGCGGACACGGCGCGTATCCCCATTCAACCGTGGACCCGGTGGTGATGGCGGCGCGCGTCGTCCTCTCCCTCCAGACGCTCATCAGCCGGGAGCGCCACCCCTTGGAGCCCGCGGTGCTGTCGGTCGGCTCCATCCACGGTGGAACCAAGAACAACATCATCCCCGACGACGTGAAGCTCCAGCTCACCTTGCGCTGGTACAAGCCGGAGGTCCGCAAGGCGTTGCTGGACGGCCTCGAGCGCATCGTCAAAGCCGAAGCCATGGCGTCGGGTGCCCCCCGCCCGCCCGACATCACCGTCACCGAGGGCACGCCGTCGGTCTACAACGACCCAGCCCTCACCCAGCGACTGGTCGGCGCCGTGTCCCGCGTCCTGGGTGAAAAGAACCTCCAGGAGACGGAACCCGTCATGGGCGGCGAGGACTTCGCCGAATACGGGCGAGCGGGCATCCCCGCGGTGCTGCTCTGGCTTGGCTCCAGCGAGCCCCAGCGGCATGCCAAGGCGAAGGCCTCGGGAGAGGAGCTGCCGTCCATGCACTCGCCGCTCTTCGCGCCGGACCGGGAGCGCACGCTCCGCACGGGCGTCACCACGCTGACGACGGCCGCCTTGGAGTTGTTCGACAAGCCGTGA
- a CDS encoding DUF418 domain-containing protein, with product MSESDTSASSAAPVTRPVEASERVVLLDVLRGFALWGVFVSNSLVWLSGRVLLPKEKAKALAEPLLEQIISGLYVTLVTQKFISIFAFLFGLGFSIQLGRAEARGTSAVPLYRRRLGVLLCIGFAHALLVWTGDILHVYALVGLVLMAFRARSNRTVLFWALGLVTVMPFVVPAAIRYIPILMHGAEAAAAAVEARQANIQALFADSLAALSSESFWTAQMGNARLYLSFFWTEPRQVLWMSLILGRFLFGLLAGRLLLLQDVETHRPLLRRILGWGLLLGLVINGGGYALMRLNAEGTLWDPKGPWTLVLTAIQEPGYIATAAAYVAGFALLFQRERWRRWMSVLSPVGRMALTNYLMQSVVSIWIYNGWGLGLIGKLPMSRALAICCAIFAVQVVFSHLWLARFRFGPVEWMWRSLTYGRAQPLRRAPGEGSAPSVAAS from the coding sequence ATGTCCGAGTCTGATACGTCCGCGTCATCCGCCGCGCCCGTGACGCGGCCGGTGGAGGCCTCCGAGCGAGTCGTCTTGCTGGATGTCCTCCGGGGTTTTGCGCTGTGGGGAGTCTTCGTCTCCAACAGCCTTGTCTGGTTGAGCGGCCGGGTCCTCCTGCCCAAGGAGAAGGCGAAGGCGCTGGCCGAGCCGCTGCTGGAGCAGATCATCTCCGGCCTCTACGTGACGCTGGTGACGCAGAAGTTCATCTCCATCTTCGCCTTCCTCTTCGGCCTGGGCTTCTCCATCCAGCTTGGTCGGGCGGAGGCGCGGGGCACCTCCGCGGTGCCGCTCTACCGCCGGCGGTTGGGCGTGCTCCTCTGCATTGGATTCGCGCACGCCCTGCTGGTGTGGACCGGTGACATCCTCCACGTCTACGCGCTGGTGGGCCTGGTGTTGATGGCCTTCCGGGCCCGCTCCAATCGCACGGTGTTGTTCTGGGCCCTGGGGCTCGTCACCGTGATGCCGTTCGTGGTCCCCGCGGCCATCCGGTACATCCCCATCCTGATGCACGGCGCGGAGGCCGCCGCGGCGGCGGTGGAGGCCCGGCAGGCCAACATCCAGGCCCTCTTCGCGGACTCCCTGGCCGCGCTGTCGAGCGAGTCCTTCTGGACGGCGCAGATGGGCAACGCGCGCCTCTACCTGTCGTTCTTCTGGACCGAGCCCCGACAGGTGCTCTGGATGAGCCTCATCCTGGGGCGCTTCCTGTTCGGCTTGCTCGCCGGACGCCTGTTGCTGCTCCAGGACGTGGAGACGCACCGTCCGCTGCTGCGCCGGATTCTGGGGTGGGGCCTGCTCCTGGGGTTGGTCATCAACGGCGGCGGCTACGCGCTCATGCGTCTGAACGCCGAGGGCACGCTGTGGGACCCGAAGGGGCCCTGGACGCTGGTGCTCACCGCCATCCAGGAGCCGGGCTACATCGCCACGGCGGCGGCCTATGTCGCGGGCTTCGCGCTGCTGTTCCAGCGGGAGCGCTGGCGCCGCTGGATGAGCGTCTTGTCCCCGGTGGGGCGCATGGCCCTGACGAACTACCTGATGCAGTCCGTGGTGAGCATCTGGATCTACAACGGCTGGGGGCTGGGGCTCATCGGCAAGCTGCCGATGTCGCGCGCGCTCGCCATCTGCTGCGCCATCTTCGCCGTGCAGGTGGTGTTCAGCCACCTGTGGCTGGCGCGCTTCCGCTTCGGTCCCGTCGAATGGATGTGGCGCTCGCTCACCTACGGCCGGGCCCAGCCCCTGCGACGCGCGCCGGGGGAGGGGAGCGCCCCGAGCGTCGCGGCCTCCTGA
- a CDS encoding di-heme oxidoredictase family protein, with the protein MKGRLFLLGISVGAVVLIAVWANTNRLPPPLELGALAARLEPGEELSGGATSVPDPGRNAFGRSPMNMARERWPEFHAGKRIFDRDWTDVDGPVHVGPLFIAPSCMTCHVKDGRGQPPASPKETPVSLAFQLSGPEGHGVHPRYGAQLDVRHLDGKSAEGTVEVRYDEVTGRFSSGEAYALLRPRYTFAALSKGPLEDGVRFSPRVAPVNFGLGLLEAIPEAALLANEDPEDRNQDGISGRANRVMTVEDGQTRLGRFGWKANQPTLRQQVAQALSADMGLTTTVFPLGQGQEAPSGDAVPEVTPEDLEKLVFYTRLVAAPKRRDWDAPTTLRGKAVFEAIGCASCHLATPFETEEVPGFPEVSRQKIYPYSDLLLHDMGDGLADGRPDGLASGTEWRTPPLWGIGLVKAVNGHTRFLHDGRARNLEEAVLWHGGEAALAQERYTRLPLTDRQALLTFLESL; encoded by the coding sequence ATGAAAGGGCGGCTGTTCCTCCTGGGCATCTCTGTCGGCGCCGTCGTGCTCATCGCCGTGTGGGCGAACACGAACCGGCTGCCACCGCCGCTCGAGCTGGGGGCGCTCGCGGCCAGATTGGAGCCCGGGGAAGAGCTGTCCGGCGGAGCGACCTCCGTTCCCGACCCGGGGCGGAATGCCTTTGGCCGCTCGCCCATGAACATGGCGCGCGAGCGCTGGCCGGAATTCCACGCGGGCAAGCGCATCTTCGACCGTGATTGGACGGACGTGGACGGCCCCGTCCATGTGGGGCCGCTGTTCATCGCGCCCTCCTGCATGACGTGCCACGTGAAGGACGGGCGTGGGCAGCCCCCGGCGTCCCCGAAGGAAACGCCAGTCTCGCTCGCGTTCCAGCTCAGCGGCCCGGAGGGCCACGGCGTCCATCCCCGCTACGGCGCCCAGCTCGACGTGCGGCACCTGGATGGCAAGAGCGCGGAGGGCACCGTCGAGGTCCGCTATGACGAAGTGACGGGGAGGTTCTCCTCGGGAGAGGCCTACGCGCTGCTCCGTCCCCGCTACACCTTCGCGGCCCTGTCCAAGGGCCCGCTCGAGGACGGCGTCCGCTTCTCGCCGCGCGTCGCGCCGGTGAACTTCGGGCTGGGGCTGCTGGAGGCGATTCCCGAAGCGGCGCTCCTGGCGAACGAGGACCCGGAGGACCGGAACCAGGACGGCATCTCTGGCCGCGCGAACCGGGTGATGACGGTGGAGGACGGCCAGACGCGCCTGGGCCGCTTCGGATGGAAGGCCAACCAGCCCACGCTCCGTCAGCAAGTGGCGCAGGCCCTGTCGGCGGACATGGGACTGACGACGACGGTGTTCCCGCTCGGGCAGGGCCAGGAGGCCCCCAGCGGCGACGCCGTCCCCGAGGTGACGCCCGAGGACCTGGAGAAGCTCGTCTTCTACACCCGGCTGGTGGCCGCGCCGAAGCGGCGGGACTGGGACGCGCCCACCACGCTGCGCGGCAAGGCGGTGTTCGAGGCCATCGGCTGCGCGAGCTGCCACCTGGCCACGCCCTTCGAGACGGAAGAGGTGCCCGGCTTCCCGGAGGTGTCGCGGCAGAAAATCTACCCGTACTCGGACCTGCTGCTGCACGACATGGGGGACGGGCTCGCGGACGGACGGCCGGATGGGCTCGCCAGCGGCACCGAATGGCGCACGCCTCCGCTGTGGGGCATTGGCCTGGTGAAGGCCGTGAATGGCCACACGCGCTTCCTGCACGACGGGCGCGCCCGCAACCTGGAAGAGGCCGTGTTGTGGCACGGCGGCGAGGCCGCCCTCGCGCAGGAGCGCTACACGCGCCTGCCGCTGACGGACCGGCAGGCGCTGCTCACGTTCCTCGAATCGCTCTGA
- a CDS encoding LLM class flavin-dependent oxidoreductase has translation MIPFSVLDLSPVTQGSTASDALRNTLDLARHAEEWGYQRFWLAEHHNMTGIASAATSVVIGYVAGGTKHIRVGSGGIMLPNHAPLVIAEQFGTLETLYPGRIDLGLGRAPGTDMLTARALRRDMAASADSFPQDVVELKSYFEPTESGQLIQAVPGAGLRVPIWLLGSSLFSAQLAAVLGMPFAFASHFAPDALLQALAIYRERFKPSDALARPYAMACVNVFAADTDAEARRLFSSVQQQFFRLRRGTPGQLPPPVDDIDTVASPVERASADHALTYSIVGAPDTVEQGLDAFIRLTGVDELMVTGMVYDPAARLRSFELTAQARARLAQAEASRRE, from the coding sequence ATGATTCCTTTCTCCGTCCTCGACCTCTCGCCCGTCACCCAGGGCTCCACCGCGTCCGACGCGCTCCGGAACACGCTCGACCTGGCGCGGCACGCGGAGGAATGGGGCTACCAGCGCTTCTGGCTGGCCGAGCACCACAACATGACGGGCATCGCCAGCGCGGCCACGTCCGTGGTCATCGGCTACGTCGCCGGAGGCACGAAGCACATCCGCGTGGGCTCGGGCGGCATCATGCTGCCCAACCACGCGCCGCTCGTCATCGCCGAGCAGTTCGGGACGCTGGAGACGCTCTACCCGGGGCGCATCGACCTGGGGCTCGGCCGGGCGCCGGGCACGGACATGCTGACGGCGCGCGCCCTGCGGCGCGACATGGCGGCGAGCGCGGACAGCTTTCCCCAGGACGTGGTGGAGCTGAAGTCCTACTTCGAGCCCACCGAGTCCGGTCAGCTCATCCAGGCGGTGCCCGGGGCCGGCTTGAGGGTGCCCATCTGGCTGCTCGGCTCCAGCCTGTTCAGCGCGCAGCTCGCGGCCGTGCTGGGCATGCCCTTCGCCTTCGCCTCCCACTTCGCGCCGGATGCCCTGCTGCAGGCCCTGGCCATCTACCGGGAGCGCTTCAAGCCGTCGGACGCGCTGGCCCGGCCCTACGCCATGGCGTGTGTGAATGTCTTCGCCGCGGACACGGACGCGGAGGCGCGCCGCCTCTTCAGCTCCGTGCAGCAGCAGTTCTTCCGGCTGCGCCGCGGGACGCCCGGACAACTGCCGCCCCCCGTGGATGACATCGACACGGTGGCCTCCCCCGTGGAGCGCGCGAGCGCCGACCATGCGCTCACGTATTCCATCGTCGGTGCCCCTGACACCGTCGAGCAGGGACTGGACGCCTTCATCCGCCTCACCGGCGTCGACGAGCTGATGGTGACGGGCATGGTCTACGACCCCGCCGCGCGCCTGCGCTCGTTCGAGCTGACGGCGCAAGCGCGCGCCCGGCTCGCCCAGGCGGAGGCCTCGCGGCGCGAGTAA
- a CDS encoding spermidine synthase: MKPWETVDRAEAPGVGEITLVRRGDEYVFRVRGQTLMSSRQHGSEEALAKAGCEGLAERSNARVLVGGLGFGYTTRAVLDTLGPDARVTVAELLPVVVTWNRSHLAALAGAPLEDPRVAVVEGDVGKHMARTAGAYDAILLDVDNGPTALTHPDNHGLYGRVGLAHAVQALRPGGSLGVWSAGPSPAFERRMEQAGFTVQTLHPAAHGTKGTRHTLFIGKRRPQGRR, from the coding sequence ATGAAGCCCTGGGAGACGGTCGATCGCGCGGAGGCCCCCGGCGTGGGGGAAATCACCCTGGTCCGGCGCGGGGACGAATACGTCTTCCGTGTGCGAGGCCAGACGCTCATGTCCAGCCGGCAGCACGGCTCCGAGGAGGCCCTGGCGAAGGCGGGCTGCGAGGGCCTGGCGGAACGAAGCAACGCCCGGGTGCTCGTGGGCGGGCTGGGCTTCGGCTACACGACGCGGGCCGTGCTGGACACGCTGGGCCCCGACGCCCGCGTCACCGTGGCGGAGCTGCTCCCCGTGGTGGTGACGTGGAACCGGAGCCACCTGGCGGCCCTGGCCGGCGCGCCGCTGGAGGACCCTCGCGTCGCCGTGGTGGAGGGCGACGTGGGCAAGCACATGGCCCGGACGGCTGGGGCCTACGACGCCATCCTGCTGGACGTGGACAACGGGCCCACCGCCCTCACCCACCCCGACAACCACGGCCTCTACGGGCGCGTGGGACTGGCACACGCCGTCCAGGCGTTGCGGCCCGGGGGCTCACTGGGCGTGTGGAGCGCCGGGCCCTCCCCCGCCTTCGAGCGCCGCATGGAGCAGGCGGGGTTCACCGTCCAGACGCTGCACCCGGCGGCCCACGGCACCAAGGGCACGCGGCACACCCTGTTCATCGGCAAGCGGAGGCCCCAGGGACGGCGTTAG